CGTTCAATTTAAATAGCTCATTTCCCTAGCATTCCGATTTCGGATTGGATGAGCTCCTTTCAAAATTTGTAGATTTTTAAAGATTTCAAGACTTACAGACGAAGGGAAAGGAAAGTGGATCCACTGCCATACTTAGGACGAGCCCATGTGCTTCAATGTGTTGGAGGATAGCAATCTGCTCCCCGATTGCAGCATTGCAAACCGGGTCCACCTGTTCTCTCTGCTGCAGCACCTCCAGAACCAGGAGCGTCGTCCGGAGGATGTGAGTTACCAGTTGAGGGATCGCTACAACGTATTCCGCCAGGTGCTGCCCAACTACCCGGTACCGGAGCACGCCAACCACCACACGCGAGGATACTTTGAGGAGTTCTCCCAGGAACACGATGCAGTCTCATTCTGCACGGACCCTGGATCATCCGGCGAGGAGACCAGCGAGTCCAGTTTGGATAGTGACTCCGAGCAGATCGGATAGACCGCCATCATAAgtgcacataaattaaaaaagtgaAATGATGTCTATGGTTGAGTGTCTGGCAAGTGGCGTTAAACGCGGCCATTAAATGttcaacaataaaaaaggaaaattcagcataaaattacaaaacaatttgGTGGTCAGTGGTACTAGCAAagacatatactcgtattaaGCAATTTAATGCGCGTTTGTCGCGCTTGTTTTCCTGCCTAAAAAACTGGAACCAGCTGGCCGTTTGTCCAGTGAAATGCGCTAGCTTATCAAATCTAAATGATCTCATTCagcatattttattattacccAAAAAATAGAATGCGGGAAAGGTAAGCTAATCTCTCTTAAATAATAGCGTACATCACCAAACAGGGGAAAGTGTAGGCCAAGTGGAGTTTGGAGTTGCCTGTCAAGTGCGAATTATTTTATAGAAGTGGACATATGAGAGGAATTGATTTAAAAGTATATagtaattataataattattcatattataataataacataGGTATAATACCCTGAAGTTACTGACACAGATCGACGTTACATCCGTTTTTTAAACTTGTTACTTTGAAACCTCAAGATAAATAAGAGTACTATGCTACAGAGTATCCAACAGCTGTGTAAGCTTAACCCACCGACCCTAAACTCTCTTTTACCAAAACGACCACTAATggccagaaacagaaaaaagcaTACAGTGCACTGCGGACGGATTCATGAGATCGCTTGCAATGGACGGACGGATCCGCATGTTCTGCCATCAAGTGCCATAGAAATGTGTATCTGGCCAGGCCAGCAAGTGGGTAAATTACAACCTGGAAATGGTCGCGAATCGAGACCGAACTGTCATAAAAATCAGTTAATAACCGCATACCCCGCCCGACCCGACCAGTATACAGAAGTGGATGTGTGTGCGATACACTTATCTGCCTGTGTGGATAcgtatattttcattttcatttggccagATCGGCCTGTTGGGGCATCGCCTCGTTTAGTTGACAGCGCTTTGTTCGCCTGCACGGTTCGAATTACCGGAAACCGAAAGTTTGAGCCCTCACCTGCGAATAGTATTACCACTAGGAGTATATACCACTaaggaatatataaaaagtgtTAAGAAAATGCTCGCGTTTCCAGTACTGTTTGTAGTTTTGCAACTCCTCGCAATCGTTCGAGCGGAATCGGGAGAATTCGGTAGGATACGATCTAAAAAGTGGTTATTTCCCAAGGCCCAAGCTAAGAACAAAAGAGCCAATAAAAGTCATAAATAAGTATTAGAATAATTCATGTTATAGAATGGATATTACGCAGTAGTTTATCGAATCTGAATATGTTCCCTGTGAGAGTACTATCTTGAAATTGAATATACTTAAACGCGAACTGTggaaaaaatcatatttttcaaaaatcatTTATTGTGTTGAAAAACAAAGCCCAGTCTAACGTCAGCATCTTGCAGAGAAACTCCTGGTTCCCGTGAGCTACGGGAACGCAGAGCAGAGGAGCGGAATACGGAGCAACGAGACTTCGACTGCTGGACACTCGGTGGCCGCCCGCTCCTACTACGACGTGGTGCAGAACGCCGGACAGACGGGCTGCTCCGTGGGCACCGAGTGCACTCCGCTCCACGACTGCACTGCCCTGATCTACGAGGTGGCCCGGAGCTGCTACTACGGCGACAAGTCGCTCTACTGCGGGGGAGCCAGCGAGGAGCTGCCCTACGTCTGCTGCCCCAGCAGTCCGCTGGAGAAGAACCAGGTGTGCGGCAAGTCCCTGGTCCAAGGCCACTTCTACAAGGGACTGGGCTCCTATCCCTTCGTCGCGCGCATCGGCTTCAAGCGTAAGCAATATATTACATAGATAAATGCGGGATTTTGCCAGTTCAAAATACAGATGTACTCGTAAATGCACCAATTAGGCATTGAATAATCTTGCATTTCTTTATTCATGTCCAAATATTTGTTAGTATCAAGGATGtcatatcaaaatatatacttttggTAATATATTATTTCTAGAGGCTACTTTAAAATAGAATTCTGTCGCAAACAATCGTCGCATTCCGCTCTTAGCCAGCCATCTaaaatgttattgttttattctCTTTTATACTCAGATGTCAACACTGGAGCCTTTGCCTATCCGTGTGCTGGAGCCGTAATTGCGCGCCGGGTTATCCTCACGGCCGCCCACTGCGCTCTGGCCAAGGCCGATGGACACCGGCTGTAAGTTGGTCACTGGGTGCAGTGCGTCACGCTGGTGGGAGAGGCTTCTGATCGACTTTCTCCCCTCGCACTTTTGCAGGTCTTCGGTGCGCGTCGGCGAGTACGATACGAGTAGCGATCCGGACTGCGCCAACACCGGATTCTGTGCACCGCGGTCGGTCAACCACGCCATCAGCCATGTGATCGTGCATCCCGACTACAAGCAGGGCCAGTATCACCATGACATTGCTCTGCTGGTGCTGAAAACGCCGCTAAACTATTCGGGTGAGTTCTGGGCGTGGCGGGGAGGCCCCCTATAAATCTATAttcatatatactcgtacacatATTTGTATATCGGAGTCCAATGGGTGGTTACGCTTGGCGGTGTCggcgttaattaaaaatcgttTTGTTCTGTCATCTTTCCGACCACTCCACTCGGCCTCTCGCTCGACGCTCACATGTCATGTAGCTGGTTCGAGGTTGGGGCTTCCGATCTCCACATGTCACTTAATTGGGCGGCGTCGGGCTTTGCTGCGTGTTTGCTGTACCAACTAATGGGTTGAGCGCGACCTGGTCACTGGATCCACTTCCACTTTCGATTTGTAGCCTTTGGCCTCGGTTCAATGGCTTCGGCAAATCCTCTTACACGCAAAAGGGCAACCTGGTCGAATGGACCAGGAAGCTCTTCGCTTCATTGAGAACTTGGCCCTTGTTTACGATACTTGCAGATTGTTAGTTCCCGCTGCCGCGGactcaaatcaaatcgaacgTGATGTTGATGGTCAGAAATTGAATTTGGAGGCGTCAAACCATGGTGCAGCACACACCTCTGCACACAGCATATCAAATAAGGGTCATTGACGAGCTGCGGAGCGCCGATCGGTGCGGCAATCGATTGGCTAATTGCAATTTGGCCAGTTCGTAAACAGATCATTACCTGCGACCCGAAAGGGGCGTCGCCCAGTTGGCTGGCCAACTTGTTTGCGTTCATCCTTATTGCTTTATAATGCCCAATAAAATACCGCGGCCCGAGATAAATCAATGGGCCCAGAGCAAGGGCGTGTTCGAATGGGGAGTCCCTTTTTTCGGCACAATCAAAATTATTGCTTCAGACATTGAAACGTGGGGAAGGCAGAGCTGCTGCCAAGTATCAAGGAAATTAGGTTGAATTGTTGTACGACTATTCGATCGCTGTGATCATTAAGCTGATAGCATCTAATAGGCACATTGGTCATAGGAATCTAAAGTTGTCTTTCACACTCAATAGTTCTGTTTCTGGAAGCCCcctttgaaaaatatgtgcaaGCCCCTTTGGGCCAGACAACAATGTTGCAATTTGGGAAGGTAGCGATCAGAAGTCGAACGCAAGATTAATGGCGGCCAACCCATTTCCACTCTCGCACTGCCAGTGGCTACTCAACCCATCTGCCTGCAGAAGACACGCGCCAACCTGGTGGTGGGCAAACGGGCTACCATCGCCGGATGGGGCAAGATGTCCACGTCGAGTGTCCGCCAGCCGGAGATGTCGCACCTGGACGTGCCGCTGACCAGCTGGGACCTGTGCCTCCGGAACTACGGGTCCACAGGTGCCCTAGAATCGCCCAACTCCATCGAGGGCCAATGGATGTGCGCCGGCGGCGAGGGCAAGGACGTCTGCCAGGGATTCGGTGGAGCACCGCTTTTCATACAAGAGAACGGCATCTTCTCTCAGGTAATTAAACGCGTTCGTTCTATCCGTTCAATAACTCATCATTTatagtatacatacatacgtctATCTAATGCATGAAGACTTTATAAATATACCTCTCTTATTATCCCACAGATCGGAATCATGTCCTTTGGATCTGATAATTGCGGCGGACTTCGCATTCCGAGCGTCTACACTTCCGTGGCCCACTTTTCCGAGTGGATTCACGATAACACGCCGCCGGAGTAGGCGGCTTAGGTCAGCTTAAGCTAGAActaaaattgcattatttaaataaaatatgaatatgagtACTAGCATCGGACTATTATTCAAAGTCATCGTAGAAAGCTTGCTGCGTTCTGTGGCGCATCCCATTGATCTGATATGTTGATCTGAGTTTACACGCACCCAATcacttaattgaattaattgaaCTCTGACACGAACCACTCGCCGGGGcttgaaaaataagaaaatgatCTTTTATACAAATAAGATGACGGTAGGAAGGAAAGCATTTGGACTTTTGGAACCTTACTCTTCCAGCAATCGTATCTCGTTCAGCGTTGAGAGTTCTAACGATTAGTTTCAACTTTGttttggaatattttgtttaaggAGTATGTTTATTTGAGCAATAGCAATGTGTATTCCCTTTATTAGAGCACATTATAAGGAagacatttttcaatttcgcgTTCCATCAAATGAGTTAATCAAGGTAAGCCCCGGACTTCGAACACagtacacagaaagaaaaatgcaGATGATGAAGTGTTGCATTATAATACTTTGCAGCACATACTTCAGAACCGAATGGATATTTtagaaagaaatttaaatttcttagcCACTGCTCGATATACTTTGTTTAGAATTCACTTTAGCCTGAATACTCAGATGTGGCACAGAGCACCACCTTTTTGTCTCAGTACATTCTTCGCTCTCCGAAACTGCTCATTGCCGGCTCGTTAAACTTAATCGCTTAGGTCTGCATGGGAACTCTCCTGCCTTGATTTCGAGATCTCCATGTGCGTGCGGAGAGAAGAGTCCGAGATGGCGGTACCGGTGCCATGTGGCTAATTGGAGTCAGCTGTTTTTATGAGCCACTGGGATCAGCTGGTGGTTtggcaggagctggagctggagctggagcccATAAATATCGAAATGGCTGCACTGCGCCAAAGAGGGAATTGAAacgaatagaatagaatagaatggAATTCCTCGCATTTACCGACTGCTGGCCATTGCATAAGCTTCTTAACTGGCTCACAGTCCCGCAGAAATCAAGCGATCGTCTAATCAATTCACGAGAACGCCGGCCCCGCTGAAGGCAGAGTATCTGGCCATCGGCGAGGTCCCGGGGACGGAGGCGATGCTGGGGCAGAAGCCActaaatggaaaatcaatttgtttgctcCCCACAGACGGACGAGGTTCCCAGACGGTCAGTCGGCAGTCGGTCGTCGCGAGGTGAGCATCGTCGGCGGCACTCGCAGTTTCAATTTTGCACCGGGCGAAAAATCCTCCGAACAGtgtcgaaaatattttaattgcataccGTGTGTTGCCGTGTGTGTGGCAAGCAGAAGCACCCAGGAATGAAATactgatttgtttatttttttggaattCTTATATTTAACAGTCTGGCTGTTTGGCGCCGAATAATCGTGGTGCCGTATTAAATATAGCTAAAATATATTAGTGAACTTCCACGATCATTTCTAATTTCGCTTGCATTGCGCGAAAAGCTCAAGTTATTGTTACGgtgtaaattaaaaaatatgactTTAAAAACTACGTGCATCATCCATTGAGGTAGTGACGATTAAAGTGTTGAAGTCccctgaaaaaataaaaaaaggtattttactttttaaatgtatacgtttaaaagaaaatgtatctaaaaaaataaactatataaacaaatattatttatgccatttattttataacatttaaaacGGGAACGCTAAAGTGCTATCCAAAATTATCAGTAATTTCGACTAATAATATTCCAAGAATGTTTATTTTGAACACCCTGGCTTTTCAAGCTCAAGATCTTGGCGCCGAGATACTAAAGCATTTCTGAAAATTTGATGCAAACGGCCTTGTTTCTATTGAAATAAGATATTCTGCCAACAGACCAAATAGTGAATTTATGGTTCTCCATTAAAAAAAGACGATCTGATTGTATGGCAACCCCTGCGAGTGAATATAAGAGCAGAAGATCGCCCTGCGCGAGGCCAAACTAATCcccttaaaaaacaaacaataaacaaatacgaTCGAAGAAATTGTTTTAGACGTGCGTAATGCGCTTGTGTGGTAAAGTGTTTGTTTACGCTCCCGATCTAGACAGTTAAGCAAAATAATTAGCGtagatttaaaaacaaaagccagccCTCCGCGTGCGATATTTCGCCATCGATAGCGAGAGCTTAAAAAAGCGCCCAAGTCATAAATATCGGGCCTAATCAGATGGACGCTGGAGAGCAGGGCGCTAATTGGGAGTGCTACATATAACTGTAAGCTGATCGGATCGAAAGAACATAGGTTCGGCAGAAGCAACGCAATATGTGGGGGCGACATCGCCGCcggcagaagaagaagcaaaagaggaaaacccaaaaataaagtTCAAAACTCTTTTCAAGTCCCAGCTTGGCAACATGCACTGCGGCAACATGCTGCTGGGCGTCGCCCTCATGTTGCTGGCGCTATATGGCCCCTGCGCCGAACCAAAATTGGAGCACGAGTGCTCCAGCATGGACATCCGAAACGAGTGCAAGAACATGCATCTGCTGGACAACTGCACCGTGGTCACCGGATACGTTATGATCACGCTGATCCAGATCGAAAAGCACTGCAACTTCTCGGAATACTCATACCCGCTGCTCACCGAGATATCCGAGTTCATGATCTTCACCGATGTGCCCGGCCTGGTCAACATCACCGAGATGTTTCCGAACCTGACCGTCATTCGGGGTCGCCGCCTGTTTCTCAACTACGCGCTCGGCGTAACCAACATGCACGACCTTGAACAGGTGAGATCCTAAGTCTAGTCCATTGAATAGGAAAAAGATTGCTGCCCAACGGTCTCGTTTTTCGAGAACAAATCTCTAATTTATTGGGTTATTCTGAAGTCtgaaacattttgtaaaatacTCTCCATTTTGAAAACTCCTGAACGTCCAGTTGGCTTTTCCCAAACTGGTGGCCATACAACGAGGACAAGTCTACATCGGCAACTGCCCCAAGCTCTGTAGCATCGCCCGTGTTAATTGGGATCTGCTGACTCACACCATAGGCGATAACAACATCATAATGGACAATAAAAACTGTAGCGCACCGGTTTGCTCTGGATGCAGTTCCTTCCACTGCTGGTCGAATCATTACTGCCAAAGATCGGTCAACGAAAATGTGGCCAATCCAAAGGCGTAAGTAAAACTAAAGTCATTAGAGAATGATTTGGAATTATTCGAAAGAACTCATAAAAGGTTAAAGGTTACTAATCCTTAATCCAACGCAGCAACATAAACGCCTGCCACGAGGAGTGTTTGGGCGGCTGCAAGAACAACTCAACATCTGCTGCTGACTGCAGCGTCTGCCGCGGACTCAGTGATGATGGTGTCTGTGTAAAGAGCTGTGCCAAGGACAAGTGAGTGGACACATTCTGCCGCATTAGGATCTATATGTTTACTGCCTTACAGGTACGTCATGGAGAATTATCAGCGCTGCTATACCAAGGATGAGTGTGTGGTGAAACATGGCCATGTTATTTCCGGATCACAATGCGTGGCTTTTTGTCCCAGCGGCTACAAGACGGACAACAGGTCGGAGTGCGTGCTCTGCGGTGCCGATGAGCCTTGTATCAGCTTCTGCACGCCGGAGTGGCCTGGGAAAGCGTTTATCGTATACAATCTGGCTGATGCCGAGAATTTGCGTGGCTGTCAGATTTTTAATGGCAGTCTGGTCATCACAATCCGCAACAAGGTGAACGAGACGCAGCTGTTCCACAGCTTCACTAGTATCCGCGAGGTTCGGGGACATGTTAAAGTCTATCggtaaatattattgttttggtGTTTCACTGTcatttattactttattaataacttattaatttctttccGCAGTTCCTCCCAGCTTAGAAGCTTGCAATTCCTCAGGAACCTGGAGCGGGTCCACGGCGATCCCCTAGAGAATCGCCACTATTCCTTCATACTTTATGACAACAAGCAACTGTCCGAGTTGTGGACACCTTCGCGGCAACTCGAGTTTATGGAAGGCGGCATGTTCATGCATCGCAACAACAAACTGTGTAACCGGAGGATGCGAGAATTCCAAAACGGTGTGACCCACGATAGAGCCCTGGACTCCCTGCAGACCAACGACCAGGAGGTGCAGTGCAGTCCCTCAAAGTTGCAGCTATTTGTGCAGGTAAATTGCGCTGGCTTTTCATGggtaatattatattttacatattctGTTTAATCTTATATTCAGAAACGATCGCATCGGTCTGTGAAGCTAAGCTGGCTTAAGTCACAAACAAGCCAGAAGATCGAGTTGATCCATCGACCTTTATCGCCGGGGAAACTGTACCACGAAGAAAGTGATCTGGAAGCACCTATATGTACACGAATTAACTGGAATCGGCGCCTGCTCTTCGCTGACGACCTGATCGAAAATGGCACTCACTATCTTTTCGACTTGGATGATCTTCAATCGGACACGCGCTATGCCGTCCTGATACGTACTTTTGGCAATGATGAGGCGCATGACGCACGCAGCGAATTGACCTACGTGCAGACGGAGCTGGACATTCCAAAGCCTCCGTTGCTGGAGCTGGTCAAGAAGACGGATAGCTCGCTGACGGTTCGGATGGCCAGTCACGACCACATTAGCTTTGTTCTTACCGTCTTTGAACTGAGCGATGATCAGGCTTATATAGAGCAGAGAAACTACTGCCACCAGCCGTCGTACGTGTGGCAGGACATGGACGGCCCCAAGTGGATGGCGTACGAGGACTACGACGACTGCTGTGCCCAAAGGGCAGAGCATTTGGAGGACTCTCGTTTCATTGCGGACATGAGGGATCAATATCGCTGCACCCTTGATAATCGCAAGCAATGCAGACGACTGGCACTATCAGAGGTCACTCTTCCACAGCTTCGGCTGCTGGGAAACACCACGGAGTACGAGCTTAAGGCGCTGCATCGCTATCGCCTGTATGCGCTTCAGCTACAAGCCTGTAATCTGCTCGGATGCAGTAGCCACACAACTCTCTACGGACGAACGAACTATACAATGGGTGCCGATCTTCTCACCCAACTATATGCCTGCCACGTTCCGGAAATGGATAAGTACATTATGCGCTTCGACGAGCCTAAGAAGCCCAATGGCCTGGTGACCAACTATGTAATCCACTTTCGCAACAACTTCTCGCAAACCCACGTCGGGTGCGTAACGCGGATGGATCACCAGAGTGCCGGCTACATGTACATAAAGCAGATAAACATTACTTTCACCGAGTGCGCCGTGCGGGTTCATTCCCTGGCCGGAGATGTGATGACGCCCTACATGCCAATCAGCCTGTGCAGCGACGAGGACCGCTTACAGGCGTTTCACAGCAGGGAAGCCAAGGAACTATCGCCGGAAATCACAGACATGACAGCCACAGCGTCACATGGTCGCGGCATTAGCATATTCCTGATCTGCTTCCTGTTTGGGTGCAGCGTTTCTCTGGTTTGGGTTCTTTACAAGCGGCGATGTTGGAGGAAGTTACCGGGACTCCGGCGATATGTGCCCGTGCGAGAGCAGTGGCTGCGTGACCGACAACAAGCCGACGATCGCGAAATCCTTGTCGACGGTTTTGAAACAGTTCGTTttcagaacaacaacaacagccaggCGGACGATTATCCTATGTAAACGataatatacatttgtatgtgAGACTTACCTTGCTTGATCAACGATAGATCCTAGGTGGAGGATGTGCTGGGCTTGGTTGCGGGCTCCGACCTATCGGCGTCGTCGTTCAGGCTCTTACCGCTGGCCAAAAGAACAGCTGGAACGCTACTGGAGGTCGCCGGCAGTACCTCGCTGTCAGAGGGGGGCGTGGGCGTCCGGGGAGTTAGCAATTGTTGGCGGCTCCTCAAGCGTTCCATCTTGGCCTGCTCGTACTCCTTGAGATCGGACAGTTTCAGCTGAATGGTCTGCAGTTCGCGGCGTCGCATTTTTCCGggatgttttctttttggggagGAAGTatacaatttgtatatttcgaTATCGATTAAGCATATAAGTTATCGAATACACTAGTACGCCAGGGGTGGCATAAGTTATTGAACATATCGATAACGCTATCACGCTATTCCCATTATTACCTTAAGTCGggaatttttgaaaataaaaagcaacttatcttaaaaaaaatttatttatcaagTATTGGATTACTTTTTTTAtgggaaataaaatatacaacaaactttgttttcaattgttttttagTATAATTACattgtataaaatatgtaaatatataagatatcaacctatttaaattttttctgtacaACCATTAATCCCACCCAACTAgggatatatttataaaacattttattccTCCTCACCAAAGAGTCCTCCCAGTTCCAAGTCTTCTCCACCAGTTCCAGTCAACTGGTGTGCTCTGAATTCCGTAAAAAACTTTCCGTCGCTTTTTGAACTCCAGGCCTGCTCATCCGACTCGGCGGCAATGTGCCGGGCGTGTTTGGGTGGTGTAAAGTGGCTGTACGTGCAATCCGTGTAGTCAGCCGACATTGAGTCATCCTTACTATATTCTAGATTATAGTGTTTCTTTAGAAAGTCCACGACCTGTTCCTTGGAACCCAAGCTGTTGAATTGCACTCGTAAATCTCGCTTCATTTGAGCGCTCCACATGAAGGTGAGGTGGTGATGAAAGCATTGAAAGAGCAGATTATTCCCCGCAGCAAATGCTATATCTAGCCACTGTTGTACACAGGACAACGGCGTTGTTTCGAAATCAGAATAGATGCTATTAAAGAGAGCCGGATTAGCAAGCAGGCCTCGGGCAGCCATTACACCAGCTGCTCCTGTCTGATCATGCATATCGAAGGCATCCCTATAGCTCTCCACATTGCCGTTGACTATCAGGGGGATTTGCAGAGACTTACGCACCTCGGCCATGGCTGGGATATCTAGCGTGTCCTTAGAGTGTTTTTGGGCTGGCGTCCGTCCGTGAAGTGTTAGAAAGGTGACACCCGCTTGTTCCAACTGGCGGGCCAAATCGATAGTGCGCTCCAAAGACTGCTCTCCTCCCAGCAGACGCATCTTTACCGAAACACTGAAATCAGCGGGCAGTGCGCGCCTCACCTCCTGAACTACTTGACGCACTAGCTCGGGCTGGCGCAACATTCCGCAACCGTAGCCCTTTGCCATTGCCCAGCTTTGTGGACAGCCACAGTTTAAATCGATGCCATCAACATACGGATAGATGAGCTGGGCGGAGGTGACGAATTCCGTAGGATCCTTGGCCGCAAACTGAGCGATCAGCGGCTGGTCATCCGCACCCGTGGAGAACTCGTTCTGGCGGGCCTTTTCGCTGTTGTTAATGGAGTCTGAGATCATCATGGGCGTAAACGCGAGTTGCACACCATTTAATCGAACTAGACGCCGAAATTCCAACTTACTGTACCGGACCACTGGAATATAAATTTGCAGATTTATTAGTAGTAGATTAACCAGTAGTTAATCATATTATATTCATTACTTGGAGCGCTGACCCGCACAAAATCCGATCGTGCTTCCGCGAACAGCTCAGCGATGTTGTGATGCGGTCTTTGTTGCGGCCGGagcattattaaaaaatatttgatggtaaataaacataaacaattgCCAAACGTGCGTGTACAAAGCCGCTAGTGCCTATTGGTGGTTACCACGTGAAGGATATCGATAGATCCGCAAACAATATATACCGATAACTTTTAAGGCTAATAATGGTTTTCGTTAAGACGGTTTGTAATAGGGGGATTGTAGTAAcgaatatatttctttattatttcaaagttttgaaaaacatAGACATAAAGACCGACGAAGACTTTTAATAGCTTAAACACTCTTAAGACGACCTAATAATGCAATTTCTAACGTGTTTTTCCTTACATATCAACTTATAGTAAATACCCCGGTAAAAATCAACATTAAGCTAAAGTTCCGTCGTGGCCACCCCCCAGTACTTTCGCATTCTACTCTCGTGCTCGTTGAAGTCATCATCGTCGTGTTCCTCCTCGTCCAGAATGTTCCTCTCCCGCTCCTGGGTAACGGCAAAGTCGTACTCAAAATTGTAGGGCATCAGGCGCTGAAGGGATCCGAAGTAGGCTGAATTTGTTCCTCCGGACCGCTTTACGGTACCTCCGTGAAACTTGGGCCGGGGCTTGGCATCAAACAGGTTATATCCGTAGCTGTGGGCCTGCTGAAAGGAGAGGGCACTGCCAAAGTGCCCAGGAGGCGTTTGCCTCACCTGATGATATGAGCCCAGGGCAGCAGAAGTCGGTATGGGTTGGGGTAATTGGGGAGTGCTGGTCGAGATGAACTTGTTGGTGACACTGCGCATCAGATTCGAGGTAAAGTCGTTCCGTTCTGGAATAACCGCAGCTGCCATGATGGCATTGGGAACGGTACGCTGTTTCGTGAAAGACTTGGAGATGGTGTTTAGCTCCTTATCGAACAACAGCTGGGTGTTCTGTTCCAGCATGTACTCCCAGCACTTGAACTGCTCCTCTGAAAGCACTGATTCTGAAACTGACTCTGTTTCATCCAGCATCTCCAGCTGTTGCTCCTCCTGCAAAACACGGGCATGGGCTAGGACAAACTCATCGTCCTTATCCTTGGCCAGCAGGTCCCGATCACTCTCTCCACTTGGCGAGGATCGTCCCGCCAGTGGTTCTTGTTCAATAGCTCGGTGGCGACAGGCGTTGCTCCGGTCGCAGCACGTGCGTTTACAAACCGATCCACTGGACAATGGTAAGGAAACCAACTGGGGCTTCTTGCGCACACTTTGTTTCAGCTCCCGTATCAGGTGATCCACATCCGTACCGAGATGGCGAAAACGAACCACTATTACACTGAGATTCTCTGCCGCAGCAAGGCTTTGAGCAATGTCCACCAGTCGCTTGGCCGCAAGCAGGGAATTCTCCTCCTTTCGGATCTCTCGGGCAGCACGATCAATATCCATCACCGACCA
This sequence is a window from Drosophila teissieri strain GT53w chromosome 2R, Prin_Dtei_1.1, whole genome shotgun sequence. Protein-coding genes within it:
- the LOC122612737 gene encoding tRNA-dihydrouridine(20a/20b) synthase [NAD(P)+]-like, with the protein product MLRPQQRPHHNIAELFAEARSDFVRVSAPMVRYSKLEFRRLVRLNGVQLAFTPMMISDSINNSEKARQNEFSTGADDQPLIAQFAAKDPTEFVTSAQLIYPYVDGIDLNCGCPQSWAMAKGYGCGMLRQPELVRQVVQEVRRALPADFSVSVKMRLLGGEQSLERTIDLARQLEQAGVTFLTLHGRTPAQKHSKDTLDIPAMAEVRKSLQIPLIVNGNVESYRDAFDMHDQTGAAGVMAARGLLANPALFNSIYSDFETTPLSCVQQWLDIAFAAGNNLLFQCFHHHLTFMWSAQMKRDLRVQFNSLGSKEQVVDFLKKHYNLEYSKDDSMSADYTDCTYSHFTPPKHARHIAAESDEQAWSSKSDGKFFTEFRAHQLTGTGGEDLELGGLFGEEE